The genomic stretch GTCAGTGAGGCCGACAGAGTACTGGTATTGGATGACGGTGAAGTGAATGCCTTTGATACTCCAAAAGCGCTAATGGAAACCAATGCAATCTACAAAGAAGTATACGAATCCCAGCAGAAAGGAGCATAAAGATGGAAAAACAAAAAGAACAACAGAATGGATTTCTGACAGAAGGCTCTATGGGAATAGAGGATAAAAAGAAGAAAAAGAAGATGATAAAACCCGGCAGCAGGCCTAAAAATGCAGGTAAGACCTTAAAGAGAATCTTTCTATACATGTCTGCTTACCGATTCCGTTTAGGTTTGGTGTTAGTAGGTATAGCCATCAGTTCCCTGGCACAGATAGCAGGAACTGCTTATCTGAAGACAGTGGTGGATGATTATCTGGCACCACTCTTAAAAGAATATGACAGTTCCTTATTTCAGGGCTTTGTTAAGACACTGTTCATCATGGCTGGCATATATCTGGCAGGAATCTTATCAACGTATATTTACAGCAGGATAATGCTCAGTATTTCAACTGGCACATTATACCGTCTCCGTACAGACCTGTTTAAAAAGATGGAATCCTTGCCGGTTAAATATTTTGATACCCATCCCCATGGCGATGTTATGAGCCGTTACACCAATGATACGGATACGATCAGAGAGCTTTTCAGCAATACCGTTGCAAACTTTATAGCATCTGCTATCAGTGTGACAGGTGTATTCATCATGATGCTCTACTTAAGCTGGCAATTAACCATACTGGTAATCCTTATGGTAATTCTTATGGTATTTATCATCAAGAACATAGGGAAACGAAGCGGTTCACGCTTTAAAGCACAACAAAAATACTTAGGTGAAGTAAACGGCTATATTGAAGAAATGTTCGAAGGACAGAGGGTTGTTAAGGTATTCTGCCATGAGGAAGAATCCAAAGAGCAATTCAGGGAAATGAATGATAAGCTTTGTGAGGCTGCAACCAGCGCCAATGCCTCTGCCAGTGTATTGATGCCTATTATGGGTAATCTTTCTTATACACTGTATGCAATAACAGCGATATTTGGAGGTATTCTCTCACTTGGCGGCTATTTGACCATTGGTGCGGTCGTTGCGTTCCTTCAATATACCAGAAATTTCTCCATGCCCATAACACAGATGTCACAGCAGTTTAATTCCATACTGGCAGCCTTAGCTGGTGCGGAGAGAATCTTTGATATGATCGATGAAGAACCAGAAGTGGATGACGGTTACGTAACGCTTATCTATGCAAAAGAAAACAGTGATGGAACTCTCTCAGAAGCCACTGGGAAGACTGGAATCTGGGCTTGGAAGCATCCTCATCAGGATGGTACCATAACTTATACCAGGGTAAAAGGCGAAGTGGAATTTGATAATGTAACCTTTGGTTATGTTCCGGAGAAGACGGTATTAAACGGTGTATCCCTCTATGCAAAAGTTGGACAGAAAATCGCCTTTGTAGGCTCTACCGGTGCCGGTAAGACTACCATTACGAACCTGATCAACCGTTTCTATGATGTACCCGATGGTAAGATTCGTTATGATGGCATTAATATCAATAAGATTAAGAAAGATGATTTAAGACGGTCCCTTGCCATGGTATTACAGGATTCCCACTTGTTTACCGGGACGGTTCTTGAAAATATTCGCTACGGAAGACCTGATGCTACAGATGAGGAAGTGAAGGCAGCCGCCAAATTAGCCAATGCCCATTCCTTTATCAAACATCTGCCAAAGGGTTATGATACGCTTCTGACAGCTGATGGTGCAAACCTGTCCCAGGGACAGAGACAGTTGCTTACCATTGCCAGAGCTGCAGTGGCTGATCCCCCGGTACTGATACTGGATGAAGCGACTTCCTCTATTGATACTCGTACAGAAGCGCTTATTGAAAAGGGGATGGACGGACTGATGGAGGGACGAACGGTATTTGTTATCGCTCACAGATTGTCTACTGTACGTAATTCTCATGCTATTATGGTTTTGGAAAATGGTCAGATCATTGAAAGAGGAAACCATGAGAGCCTGATTAGCCAGAAAGGTAAGTATTATCAGCTTTATACGGGGATGTTTGAATTGTCGTAGAAAGAATTGGGCTGTATTAACGGAAGATAATAAAGGGGTTGTTTATATGTTTTGCTTTTCGAGGACCCTTATTCTACTTAAGTGCCAGTAACCGTTCCTGAAGGTAAAAAAGTGCCAGACTCACTGTTAGTTTGTGAGGATGGAGGGCATTATGCTCCAGCTATTGGCACTGTTTTACCTGGTCGCGGTTTCTGACTCTTAAGTGCTAGAAGGAATCTCTCCAAGCAAAACGAGGAACATAAATCCCTTATCATCTGATTGTTGCTCTACGGTTTACTTAGAGTTGGAGGCATTAAGTGTGAAGCAGAATGGCTATTAAGGATAGAAGAAATAATTAGAGGTAGTAATTAATTGTAGTAATCATCTAAGTAAATGGATACAGCGATTCGTGTGATATAATGTAATTAATTAAAATAAGATTGACAATTAGTATAGTTTTTAGGTATTATTTAGTAAAACAGATTTTTATCCGGTTGGCAGCTGCTAATGCTGTTTCAAGTTTCGGCTTCAGGGTGGTAGCTTCCTTTCAGGAAGCTTTTTTTTATTTAATATAATACCTATTTGGGGAAGGAGGTAAGAAAGATGCCTGTGGGAGATAGCTTAATATATGCATTTTTTTGTATGTTAATCGTTTTTATTGTTCTGATTATGTTATGGGTAGTAATTAAAGCTTTTTCAGCTATTATATGTTTCATTGAAAAGCAACAAAAGAAATAAGGCTTTATTAAATGGATTAAACAGAGCCTTGAGCAGAATAAAATAAATAATATATAAGTTTTACATACACAGTAGAGAAGATTCAATCATAAATTGGAACTTCAGGAAAGAGGTCAGTATGTTAATCGATGCATTATTAAAATTATGGAATCAATCAGGATTTACCCACTTAACCTGGCAAGGGTGCGTTATGCTAGTTGTTTCATGCGTTTTAATCTATCTGGCAATAGCAAAGAAATTTGAACCTCTGTTGCTTTTGCCGATTGCTTTTGGAATACTGCTTGCTAATCTGCCTTTGACTGGTCTAATGAATGGACCTTTAAGCAGTTCAGAACCAGGAGGATTACTTTATTATTTATATCAGGGTGTAAAGCTTGGGATATATCCTTCTCTGATTTTTCTCGGTATTGGAGCTATGACAGATTTTGGACCGCTTATCGCAAGACCCAGCAGCCTGTTAATCGGCGCAGGTGCACAGTTTGGAATTGCCATAGCTTTTATACTGGCAATAGCTCTTAAATTTCTTCCAGGGGAAGCAGCTTCCATTGGAATTATAGGCGGAGCTGACGGACCTACTGCAATTTATCTTGCAACGAGACTGGCTCCGGGGTTATTGGCACCTATTTCAGTGGCCGCCTACTCTTATATGGCTCTTATCCCAATGATTCAGCCTCCCTTAATGAGAATGCTGACGACGAAGAAAGAGCGGGAAATAGTGATGGAACAGGCTCGTAAAGTATCAAAGCTTGAAAAAATATGTTTTCCTGTGATTGTCGCTACACTGTGTATTTTACTGCTTCCTTCAGTTGCACCCCTTATTGGAATGTTAATGTTTGGGAATCTATTAAAAGAATCAGGGGTAGCGGAAAGGCTGTCGGATACGGTGCAGAATGCTATGATTAATATTGTCACTATTTTTTTAGGAGTTACAGTTGGAGCAACAGCGCAAGGGGAAAAGTTTTTACAACCAGAGACGGTTAAGATTATACTGCTTGGTTTAATTGCCTTTATATTCAGTACAATTGGTGGTCTGCTGATAGCGAAAGTAATGAGTGTTCTTACAGGCGGCAGAATCAATCCACTGATAGGATCAGCCGGGGTGTCAGCCGTACCGATGGCTGCTCGTGTGGCACAAATAGAAGGGCAGAAAAGCAACCCCAGAAATTACCTGCTAATGCATGCTATGGGACCAAATGTAGCAGGTGTTATAGGGTCTGCTGTTGCAGCCGGTATATTATTGTCTCTATTCGGCTAATTGGAAGAAAACACTTGAAAAGATTGTAATTTACATAAAATGGGATATAATTTACTTGGAATATCTCTAAATATAAGGGGTTTATTCAGTGACTTTAGGTGTGCAAAAGCATACAGATAGGAACGAGGTATGAAAATAGAAAAAGCTGTACTGGGGGATTTAGATAATATTATTACAGTACTTGATGAAGTAACTTTGAGACTTCTTGAGAAAGAAATTCCTCAATGGAGTTATCCCTGGTATAGGGAAGAGATAGAAAAAGACCTTCCGTCCCAGTATGTTGTAAGAGAAGAAGGAAGTGTCATAGCAGTATTCTCACTCAAACCTCTTGATAGCTGTTTTGATAATAAGGCTCAAAGCAAAGAGGATTATTATCTGCACCGGATTGCAGTTTTGCCGGAATATCAAGGGAAAGGGATTGGTGAGAAAATCCTGCGCTTTGTACAGAAGTTTAGTATAAAGCAGGAGAGAAATATCTATCTGGACTGCTATCAGGGGAATAAGAAGTTAAGACAATTTTATGAAAAGGCAGGCTTTTATTATCAGGGGGATTATCCGGAAGAAAATTATCTGGTCAGTGTTTTTCGATTTCTATGGCAGAAGGATTCCCCGGCTAAGAATCGCTTTCGTAATGCCTGTAAAAGAAGACAGAAGGAACTGCGGGTTGCTAAATGGTCCTTACTTTCAGTCCTCCTCCTTATGCTGATTTTTGGAGGCTTTTGGATGTGGGATAATGTCTTTCATCAGAAGATTCCTTTGAATCCAGCCATTGTTGTTGGAAATACGGTTTACTGGCAGGAGGAGGGGAGCCTTCTTACGGAATTACCTTATGGTGCTACAGAAGCAGGAAAGATTGAGGATGTTTTAAAGGACGATATATGGCCTTCAAAAGAAATGCAGGCGGTAGGAATCTCTGGAAAATTAAAGGGCGAGACGGTTTATCTTGATTCTAATCATGATAAAGTTTATATAAAGGATGAGAGTAAGAATTACCTTATTTTCAGCCAGGAATTTACGGTGGCAAACAACAATTACAGCAATGGGTTTTATGAGATGCTCTTGAAAGCCTGCGGTGAAAAAGATACTATCCCACTAATGGAAATACCAGCTGATTATACCGTGGAGCAGGCAATAGAGGATAAGATTCCATATTACAAGGAAATCAATAATGGGGTCACATTTGATGGAGTAGCCTATAGCGGCATCACCAGTGAAGGTGTGGAATACATGGAAGCTTTTATGCAGAAAGCAAAAGATAAAAAAAATACATTTATAAGAATTGGTTATTTTGATAAAAATAATACTTCTATGGAAAGGTTTATAGATTTATTTTATTATAAAGGTGGTTATTATATATTTTCCGGTATTAACCCGGATATAGTCAATGCTAGGTTTTCCTACTTGATATCTGGAAAATATTACTATGATAATGTAAGCAATGTATTTTTATTGACTCGGGAGAAAGAGGATACTTCAATTCTTGATGGTGAAATAGGGATGTCAAGTATAAGTATACCGATATTTATAGAATATCAGCAATAGACTAGACGGTATAAACAGACGCTAACAGACGCATTAATAACAATGGTCATTGTAGAAAGGACTACGTATATGGAGAAGAATAATGGAAACCCAGGAAAATATAAAAAAGCTGACAAAGAATTCCTGAAAGAGAACCTGACCTCCCTTCAATACAAGGTTGTTATGGAGAATGGTACGGAGCCTCCTTTTCAGAATGAATACTGGAATAACTTTCGTGAAGGTATTTATGTTGATATTACTACCGGCGAACCTCTTTTTACCTCCAGGGACAAATTTGAATCCGGCTGCGGGTGGCCTAGTTTTACGAAACCCATTGACGCAGAGGTACTGCTGGAAAAAACGGATACCACCCATGGAATGCATCGTACGGAGGTCCGCAGCCGATTAGGAGACGCACATATGGGGCACGTATTTACGGATGGTCCAAAGGAGATGGGAGGATTGCGCTACTGCATAAACAGTGCGGCGGTTCGCTTTGTTCCTGTTGAAGAAATGGAAAAAGAAGGGTATGGACATTTGCTTCCCTTATAAGATAAAAACAGATAAAGTCTGCAACTTATATCAAAAAATAATCTGACCGATATAATATAATAGACGAAAGGAGTGAGTGTATGTCAGCAAAAGTAATTGAAACTATGGTAAACTGGATAGATGAAAATATAACAAATGATCCCACTCTGGAGAGAATGGCAGACTTTATCGGTTACTCCCACTATTACTGTTCCTCACAGTTTCATGAGGCGGTAGGAATGACTTTTAAGCAGTATGTATCGGAAAGAAGATTAACCCACGCGATTACCGATATCACCCAATCCAGAGAGAAACTTTTGGATATAGCAGTGAAATATGGCTATTCTTCTCAGGCAGCCTTTACCAGGGCTTTTGTCAGCAATTTCGGATATACACCGAATCAATGCAGGAGAGATGCTTACAGGATGTGAAAACTAACGGATGTATACTTTTTAAAATCCTGATAAGTATGTGTGTAAAAGCACACGGATGGGAGTTCGTATGGAGAAAAAAATAGGTAAAAATGATCCCTGCTGGTGCGGCAGTGGAAATAAATACAAATTTTGTCATGCAGGCTTAGATGATAAGCTTGAGGTATACAGAAGAAACGGTCATAAGGTTCCGCCAAGAAAAATAATTAAAACACCAGAGCAGATAGCAGGTATCAAGGAAAGCTGCAAGGTCAATATTGCTGTATTGGATTATGTTGGTGAGAATCTGAAAAGCGGGATGTCCACAGAGGAGATAAATCGAATGGTCCATGAGAAGACTCTCCAGCTGGGGGGAATTCCTGCGCCTTTGAATTACAATGGTTTCCCCAAGAGTGTTTGTACCTCCATCAACAGTCAGGTATGCCATGGCATTCCGTCTGAAGAAGATATTTTAGAAGACGGAGATATTATTAACATTGATGTGTCCACTATTTACAATGGTTATTTCTCCGATTCCTCCAGAATGTATATGATTGGCGAAGTCAGTGAGGAGAAGCAGAAACTGGTTCAGGTCGCCAGAGAATGTCTGGAAAAAGGGCTGGAGCAAGTGAAACCCTGGGGTTTCTTAGGGGATATGGGGCAAG from Anaerocolumna sp. AGMB13020 encodes the following:
- a CDS encoding GNAT family N-acetyltransferase, coding for MKIEKAVLGDLDNIITVLDEVTLRLLEKEIPQWSYPWYREEIEKDLPSQYVVREEGSVIAVFSLKPLDSCFDNKAQSKEDYYLHRIAVLPEYQGKGIGEKILRFVQKFSIKQERNIYLDCYQGNKKLRQFYEKAGFYYQGDYPEENYLVSVFRFLWQKDSPAKNRFRNACKRRQKELRVAKWSLLSVLLLMLIFGGFWMWDNVFHQKIPLNPAIVVGNTVYWQEEGSLLTELPYGATEAGKIEDVLKDDIWPSKEMQAVGISGKLKGETVYLDSNHDKVYIKDESKNYLIFSQEFTVANNNYSNGFYEMLLKACGEKDTIPLMEIPADYTVEQAIEDKIPYYKEINNGVTFDGVAYSGITSEGVEYMEAFMQKAKDKKNTFIRIGYFDKNNTSMERFIDLFYYKGGYYIFSGINPDIVNARFSYLISGKYYYDNVSNVFLLTREKEDTSILDGEIGMSSISIPIFIEYQQ
- a CDS encoding methionyl aminopeptidase, which translates into the protein MEKKIGKNDPCWCGSGNKYKFCHAGLDDKLEVYRRNGHKVPPRKIIKTPEQIAGIKESCKVNIAVLDYVGENLKSGMSTEEINRMVHEKTLQLGGIPAPLNYNGFPKSVCTSINSQVCHGIPSEEDILEDGDIINIDVSTIYNGYFSDSSRMYMIGEVSEEKQKLVQVARECLEKGLEQVKPWGFLGDMGQAVNEHAKKNGYTVVREIGGHGVGIEFHEEPWVSYVSRKGKEMLLVPGMIFTIEPMVNMGTNEIFIDEADDWTVYTADGAPSAQWEIMVLVTEEGYEVLCY
- the msrB gene encoding peptide-methionine (R)-S-oxide reductase MsrB, with the translated sequence MEKNNGNPGKYKKADKEFLKENLTSLQYKVVMENGTEPPFQNEYWNNFREGIYVDITTGEPLFTSRDKFESGCGWPSFTKPIDAEVLLEKTDTTHGMHRTEVRSRLGDAHMGHVFTDGPKEMGGLRYCINSAAVRFVPVEEMEKEGYGHLLPL
- a CDS encoding helix-turn-helix transcriptional regulator, with translation MSAKVIETMVNWIDENITNDPTLERMADFIGYSHYYCSSQFHEAVGMTFKQYVSERRLTHAITDITQSREKLLDIAVKYGYSSQAAFTRAFVSNFGYTPNQCRRDAYRM
- a CDS encoding sodium ion-translocating decarboxylase subunit beta: MLIDALLKLWNQSGFTHLTWQGCVMLVVSCVLIYLAIAKKFEPLLLLPIAFGILLANLPLTGLMNGPLSSSEPGGLLYYLYQGVKLGIYPSLIFLGIGAMTDFGPLIARPSSLLIGAGAQFGIAIAFILAIALKFLPGEAASIGIIGGADGPTAIYLATRLAPGLLAPISVAAYSYMALIPMIQPPLMRMLTTKKEREIVMEQARKVSKLEKICFPVIVATLCILLLPSVAPLIGMLMFGNLLKESGVAERLSDTVQNAMINIVTIFLGVTVGATAQGEKFLQPETVKIILLGLIAFIFSTIGGLLIAKVMSVLTGGRINPLIGSAGVSAVPMAARVAQIEGQKSNPRNYLLMHAMGPNVAGVIGSAVAAGILLSLFG
- a CDS encoding ABC transporter ATP-binding protein: MGIEDKKKKKKMIKPGSRPKNAGKTLKRIFLYMSAYRFRLGLVLVGIAISSLAQIAGTAYLKTVVDDYLAPLLKEYDSSLFQGFVKTLFIMAGIYLAGILSTYIYSRIMLSISTGTLYRLRTDLFKKMESLPVKYFDTHPHGDVMSRYTNDTDTIRELFSNTVANFIASAISVTGVFIMMLYLSWQLTILVILMVILMVFIIKNIGKRSGSRFKAQQKYLGEVNGYIEEMFEGQRVVKVFCHEEESKEQFREMNDKLCEAATSANASASVLMPIMGNLSYTLYAITAIFGGILSLGGYLTIGAVVAFLQYTRNFSMPITQMSQQFNSILAALAGAERIFDMIDEEPEVDDGYVTLIYAKENSDGTLSEATGKTGIWAWKHPHQDGTITYTRVKGEVEFDNVTFGYVPEKTVLNGVSLYAKVGQKIAFVGSTGAGKTTITNLINRFYDVPDGKIRYDGININKIKKDDLRRSLAMVLQDSHLFTGTVLENIRYGRPDATDEEVKAAAKLANAHSFIKHLPKGYDTLLTADGANLSQGQRQLLTIARAAVADPPVLILDEATSSIDTRTEALIEKGMDGLMEGRTVFVIAHRLSTVRNSHAIMVLENGQIIERGNHESLISQKGKYYQLYTGMFELS